From a single Candidatus Defluviilinea gracilis genomic region:
- a CDS encoding glycosyltransferase family 4 protein, producing the protein MKILTVLTYYRPHTSGLTIYAERLARAFVKRGHQVTVMTMQYDPSLPREEVIDGVKIIRVPVAARVSKGVIAPAFGWVATKLVAQHDVVQLHLPQFDAPGVALRGRLFGKPAVLTYHCDLLLPPGFFNRFVNFVVNLMNNAAGIFSNHIVTYTQDYADNSPYLSRYASKLTPILPPVEMPSPLLGAVEAFAHEHHVKERHPVIGMVTRFASEKGVEFLLDALPTILQKYPKAQVLYAGQHQNVMGEQAYFDRLIPKIREYESTGHWKFLGNLDPIQLAALYPNLDVLTVPSLNSTEAFGLVQIEAMLNGVPCVPSALPGVRQPVTMHGMGRVARIGDAADLAESILTVLNEPQKFKGDIESIKKSYNPDSVAQEYEKLFAKLMG; encoded by the coding sequence GAGCGACTCGCGCGCGCGTTCGTCAAGCGCGGACATCAAGTGACCGTGATGACCATGCAATATGACCCGTCGCTTCCACGCGAAGAAGTGATAGACGGTGTAAAAATTATCCGCGTGCCGGTGGCGGCGCGGGTTAGCAAAGGCGTCATCGCGCCGGCGTTCGGTTGGGTCGCGACAAAACTCGTCGCGCAACACGATGTCGTGCAATTGCACCTGCCCCAATTCGACGCGCCCGGCGTGGCGTTGCGCGGACGTCTCTTCGGCAAACCCGCCGTGCTAACCTATCATTGCGATCTGCTGTTGCCGCCCGGATTCTTCAACCGCTTTGTCAATTTCGTCGTGAACTTGATGAACAACGCGGCTGGGATTTTTTCGAATCACATCGTGACGTACACACAAGACTACGCGGACAACTCTCCCTACCTTTCGCGCTACGCTTCCAAACTGACCCCCATCCTGCCCCCCGTTGAGATGCCGAGTCCACTCCTCGGTGCGGTGGAGGCGTTCGCGCACGAACACCATGTGAAAGAGCGGCATCCCGTCATCGGCATGGTCACGCGCTTCGCCTCCGAAAAAGGCGTGGAATTTTTGCTCGACGCGTTACCAACGATCTTGCAGAAATATCCGAAAGCGCAAGTGCTATACGCGGGACAACACCAGAACGTGATGGGCGAACAGGCATACTTTGACAGATTGATCCCAAAGATTCGCGAATATGAATCGACCGGTCATTGGAAATTTCTCGGCAACCTCGATCCCATTCAACTAGCCGCGTTATACCCCAACCTCGATGTGTTGACCGTGCCATCATTGAATTCCACCGAAGCCTTCGGACTTGTGCAGATCGAAGCGATGCTGAACGGCGTGCCGTGCGTTCCGTCCGCGCTGCCGGGGGTGCGTCAACCGGTGACGATGCACGGCATGGGACGAGTCGCTCGAATTGGCGACGCGGCCGACTTGGCTGAGTCCATTCTCACCGTCCTGAATGAACCGCAAAAGTTCAAGGGCGATATCGAATCCATCAAGAAATCCTATAACCCCGATTCCGTCGCGCAGGAGTATGAAAAATTATTTGCAAAACTTATGGGATAA
- a CDS encoding PIN domain-containing protein, with product MEKIFVDTSAFFALVNRSDENYKQALLAWKEMIKRSATLITNNYVVVECFSLLQSRLGIDAAREFRTKIVPLLQLEWIGAQEHSAIVNFVLSANRRQLSLVDCSCFETMRRMNIEKVFTFDSHFREQGFEIIP from the coding sequence ATGGAAAAAATCTTCGTAGATACCTCGGCGTTCTTTGCGCTTGTCAACCGGAGTGATGAAAATTACAAACAGGCATTGCTCGCATGGAAAGAAATGATCAAGCGCAGCGCGACACTGATAACGAATAATTATGTTGTTGTCGAATGTTTTTCATTACTTCAAAGCAGGCTCGGGATTGACGCCGCTCGCGAATTTCGGACAAAAATCGTTCCGTTGCTTCAACTCGAATGGATCGGCGCCCAAGAACATTCTGCCATCGTCAATTTCGTGTTATCCGCCAACCGCCGCCAACTTTCGCTGGTGGATTGCAGTTGTTTCGAGACGATGCGGCGAATGAACATCGAAAAAGTTTTCACCTTCGACAGCCACTTCCGCGAGCAGGGCTTCGAAATTATCCCATAA
- a CDS encoding ribbon-helix-helix protein, CopG family, which produces MVQLTEEQVKALKELAKARKTPVAKLVRESVAQYIVTSPKEMTQEEKRERALEFIRQLEEGEIQFHDIEDKTDISTNHDKYLAEIYGTWKKSS; this is translated from the coding sequence ATGGTTCAACTGACCGAAGAACAGGTGAAGGCTTTAAAAGAACTGGCGAAGGCTCGCAAGACGCCTGTCGCAAAATTAGTGCGCGAGAGTGTGGCGCAGTATATCGTAACCTCTCCAAAAGAAATGACGCAAGAAGAAAAACGCGAGCGCGCCCTTGAATTTATCAGACAGCTTGAGGAGGGAGAAATCCAATTTCATGATATTGAGGACAAAACTGACATTTCGACGAATCACGACAAATATCTGGCGGAGATTTACGGCACATGGAAAAAATCTTCGTAG
- a CDS encoding class I SAM-dependent methyltransferase — protein MPNKDFLFLHLRDLPYFRAFLRAIESSYYQNLPLPAPVYDVGAGDGHFASLTFDQKIDVGLDPWHGPIHEAKKYGAYKSLVEADGAKSPFPNDYFASGFSNSVLEHIPHIDDVLKETARVLRKGAPFYFCVPNTRYFSALSISKVLGKPYENWFRRISRVHHADEPDVWQMRLERAGFEMIRHWHYFSPAAMRVLEWGHYFGVPSVLARVLTGRWILSRAIWNLWLTKKYVSKYASPEPTENGTFTFYIAKKR, from the coding sequence ATGCCAAATAAAGACTTCCTCTTCCTCCACCTGCGCGACCTGCCCTACTTCCGCGCATTTTTGCGGGCAATTGAATCATCCTACTACCAAAACCTGCCCCTGCCCGCGCCGGTCTACGATGTGGGCGCCGGCGACGGTCACTTTGCCTCGTTGACCTTCGACCAAAAAATTGACGTGGGACTCGACCCGTGGCACGGACCCATCCACGAGGCGAAGAAATACGGCGCATACAAGTCGCTCGTGGAGGCGGACGGCGCGAAATCTCCGTTCCCCAACGACTACTTCGCCAGCGGGTTCAGCAACTCGGTGCTAGAGCATATCCCGCACATTGACGACGTGTTAAAAGAGACCGCGCGCGTATTAAGGAAGGGTGCGCCATTTTACTTTTGCGTGCCGAACACGAGATATTTTTCCGCCTTGTCTATTTCGAAGGTGTTGGGCAAGCCGTATGAAAACTGGTTCCGCAGAATTTCACGCGTGCATCACGCCGACGAGCCTGATGTTTGGCAAATGCGCCTGGAACGCGCCGGCTTTGAAATGATACGGCACTGGCACTACTTCTCGCCCGCCGCGATGCGCGTGTTAGAATGGGGACATTACTTCGGCGTTCCATCGGTATTGGCTCGCGTTCTCACAGGGCGTTGGATACTCTCACGCGCAATCTGGAATCTCTGGCTAACGAAAAAATATGTAAGCAAATACGCCTCGCCTGAACCGACCGAGAACGGGACGTTTACGTTTTATATCGCGAAGAAAAGGTAG
- a CDS encoding methyltransferase domain-containing protein — MPFDENYFSTHTYANITFAKYSMYWWSNRFFAMLARRYGRRGARLLEVGAGMGHLVGQLEDTFETYGCDINHWAVTQSKPVVKTTRLQTASAQELPFNDNSFNVVIIKHVVEHLPDPQKTIREIGRVTEAGGILILATPNLDSLLKPWKGDKWIGYQDPTHISLKRPAEWVSLIEGAGFTIKRIFADGFWDVPYIPLVPSAIQKLTFGSLGGLQAITGVAFLPMTWGESIITIARKQARK; from the coding sequence ATGCCCTTCGACGAAAACTATTTCTCCACGCATACCTACGCCAACATTACTTTCGCCAAATACAGCATGTATTGGTGGTCGAATCGTTTTTTCGCCATGCTGGCGCGGCGATACGGCCGGCGCGGCGCGCGCCTGCTGGAGGTGGGGGCCGGCATGGGGCATCTTGTGGGTCAGCTCGAAGACACGTTCGAAACGTACGGTTGTGATATCAACCATTGGGCGGTGACACAGTCGAAACCCGTTGTGAAGACCACTCGCCTGCAAACTGCCAGCGCCCAGGAACTTCCATTTAACGACAACTCATTTAACGTGGTTATCATCAAGCACGTTGTGGAGCATTTGCCCGACCCGCAAAAAACGATTCGAGAGATCGGGCGCGTCACCGAGGCAGGCGGCATTCTCATCCTTGCCACGCCGAACCTCGACTCTCTACTCAAGCCGTGGAAAGGCGACAAGTGGATCGGCTATCAAGACCCGACTCACATCTCGTTGAAACGACCCGCCGAATGGGTCTCCTTGATCGAAGGCGCAGGCTTTACAATCAAGCGCATCTTCGCTGATGGGTTTTGGGATGTGCCCTATATTCCGCTCGTTCCCAGCGCGATCCAAAAATTGACCTTCGGTTCGCTCGGCGGACTACAGGCGATCACGGGCGTGGCGTTTCTTCCCATGACGTGGGGCGAAAGCATCATTACAATCGCAAGGAAACAAGCGCGCAAGTAG
- a CDS encoding glycosyltransferase family 39 protein — protein sequence MTTPHPQPPFDEPSILDYVKSLFRFGAGERIQIPRVAEEETSSITDDQPEGPQPLNSGLDTLLAAETDRHPRPSQPSATKYESPSPFPWSSLLALLLALAGQRLLEPPPDTQLGIALFVAALFALGWGLYRGEWTLAPLAETSDRTDPLTYRPVMLILSLGLGLWAFTLLDENLFTTLNVTVWALAVLAFMGALWIRTGSVKNQLAKIAGFFNRDTWTITISRWAILLFAATALVFFFRFTQTETVPPEPFSDHAEKLYDVYDVSQGDTHIFFPRNTGREAIQMYWTLWVANIFGTGLSYLSLKLGTALLGFLTLPFIYLLGKEIGGTRVALFAFMLAGIAYWPNVISRIGLRFPLYPLFVAPTLLFLLRGLRTRNRNDFLLSGLFLGLGLHGYSPFRIVPFVVIAAFILYWIHSQSKGARRELPVWLAMLAITSLFVFLPLLRFWIDNPEAFGFRAFSRLSTIEQLLPGPAPVIFASNVGKALLMYNLDDGEIWVNSIPHRPALDVVTGALFLFGFVLVLIRYFRKRHWQDLFLLVSIPLLQLPSTLSLAFPGENPALNRAGAASIPAFLLAALALDGLVTSLKGRGMRNVVAWGLTGILLAASASQNYTLVFDTFANSFRLGSWNTSDMGRVIREFEQTYGTTETVWVVPFPYWVDTRLPAAWAGIPNRDMALWPENFASTVELPGPKLFILKADTEDPTVNDQQSLDALEELYPNGALRLFDSDIPGHDFWILFVPGE from the coding sequence ATGACCACTCCTCACCCACAACCTCCGTTCGATGAACCCAGCATTCTCGATTACGTCAAATCGCTGTTTCGATTCGGCGCAGGCGAACGGATTCAGATTCCTCGTGTTGCCGAGGAAGAAACATCATCCATCACCGACGATCAACCTGAGGGTCCGCAACCTCTTAACTCCGGTCTCGATACGCTCCTCGCGGCAGAGACGGATCGCCACCCGCGCCCCAGTCAACCTTCAGCTACCAAATACGAATCGCCTTCCCCCTTCCCGTGGAGTTCCCTGCTGGCGCTCTTGCTTGCGCTGGCGGGCCAAAGGCTTCTCGAACCGCCGCCAGATACCCAATTAGGAATTGCGCTGTTCGTTGCCGCGCTCTTCGCGCTGGGCTGGGGACTCTATCGCGGCGAATGGACTCTCGCGCCTCTCGCCGAAACATCCGATCGGACAGACCCGCTCACCTATCGCCCAGTCATGTTGATCCTCAGCCTGGGGCTGGGTCTCTGGGCGTTCACCCTGCTGGACGAGAACCTCTTCACCACGCTCAACGTTACGGTGTGGGCGCTCGCCGTGCTCGCCTTTATGGGCGCATTGTGGATTCGGACTGGTAGCGTGAAAAACCAACTGGCGAAAATTGCGGGCTTTTTCAACCGCGACACATGGACGATCACCATCTCGCGCTGGGCGATTCTGCTCTTCGCCGCCACCGCCCTGGTTTTCTTCTTCCGCTTCACACAGACAGAGACCGTGCCGCCGGAACCGTTCAGCGACCATGCCGAAAAACTGTACGATGTATACGATGTGTCGCAGGGTGACACGCATATTTTCTTCCCGCGCAATACCGGGCGTGAAGCCATTCAAATGTATTGGACTCTCTGGGTGGCAAACATCTTCGGCACCGGTTTGTCGTATCTCAGCCTCAAACTCGGCACCGCCCTCCTCGGCTTTTTGACCCTGCCATTTATTTACCTGCTCGGAAAAGAAATCGGCGGAACGCGCGTGGCGCTCTTTGCCTTTATGCTCGCGGGAATTGCCTACTGGCCCAACGTCATCAGTCGTATCGGACTGCGTTTCCCGTTATATCCCCTCTTCGTGGCGCCGACGCTTCTTTTCCTCCTGCGCGGCTTGCGCACTCGCAACCGCAACGATTTCCTCCTCTCCGGCTTGTTCCTCGGGCTTGGCTTGCATGGCTATAGCCCATTCCGCATTGTTCCGTTCGTGGTGATCGCGGCGTTCATCTTGTATTGGATTCACTCGCAATCGAAAGGCGCGCGCCGCGAGTTGCCGGTCTGGCTGGCGATGCTGGCGATCACCTCATTGTTTGTGTTTCTTCCCTTGTTGCGCTTCTGGATCGACAACCCGGAGGCGTTCGGGTTCCGCGCTTTTTCCCGGTTAAGCACGATCGAACAGCTGTTGCCGGGACCCGCCCCGGTCATCTTTGCGTCGAACGTGGGGAAGGCGTTGCTGATGTATAACCTCGACGATGGCGAGATCTGGGTCAACTCGATCCCTCACCGCCCCGCGCTGGACGTGGTCACGGGCGCGTTGTTCCTGTTTGGGTTTGTCCTCGTGCTGATCCGCTACTTCCGCAAACGCCACTGGCAGGATTTGTTCCTGCTGGTGTCTATTCCGTTGTTGCAGTTGCCATCCACGTTATCGCTGGCGTTCCCCGGGGAAAACCCCGCGCTCAACCGCGCCGGCGCGGCGAGCATTCCCGCCTTCCTGCTGGCGGCGTTGGCGCTCGACGGGTTAGTCACCAGCCTGAAAGGGAGAGGGATGCGGAATGTCGTCGCCTGGGGGTTGACGGGTATCTTGTTGGCGGCTTCCGCTTCACAAAATTACACGCTTGTCTTCGATACGTTTGCGAATTCATTCCGTTTAGGATCGTGGAACACATCCGACATGGGAAGAGTCATACGCGAGTTCGAGCAGACCTATGGCACAACAGAGACGGTTTGGGTGGTGCCGTTCCCGTATTGGGTAGATACGCGCCTGCCCGCCGCGTGGGCGGGTATCCCGAACCGCGATATGGCGCTATGGCCCGAAAATTTTGCCTCGACAGTGGAATTGCCGGGTCCGAAATTATTCATCCTAAAAGCCGACACCGAAGACCCGACGGTGAACGACCAGCAATCGCTGGATGCTTTGGAAGAGTTGTACCCGAACGGCGCATTGCGTTTGTTCGATTCGGACATCCCCGGTCACGATTTTTGGATCCTCTTTGTGCCAGGTGAATAA
- a CDS encoding glycosyltransferase family 39 protein, with the protein MKHTKYFWLFDILLVLVLALAGYLRLTGVNWGEGEHQHPDENFLSGVVANLRAHKCADAALPIDACPTEKQTWISLGDYFDSETSTLNPYNRGQTFFVYGNLPITLVRVAAEATGQLDVKLLGRQFSAFADLFTILILYAIVSRLYDRRVALLASLFSALTVMQIQQSHFFTTDLFVNPFAFLALYFAVEIMLWKNQRIETRDSMSPQSPVSNSPILQSSDLQLFDNAQDKSPVSDLETPSATTSDDSTNTDSPASDLQSPVSNSPILRSLITNPLFLLSIGFGIAYGMALASKVNIYPLAILLPVAFAIRYMTIDHGQQTKSPLSVEEQQGEEETVHRPSSIVHRSPPITHYYLLITLCLIAGGLAALISFRIFQPYAFDGLGLNPQWIANIQEQRIQAKGDADLPWNLQWARRSHLYSFENLTTWGLGLPLGILAWIGFLTMGWRILKGEWHHALLWGWTAAYFLWQSMEFNPTMRYQLPIYPLLGMMAAWFVFEQLPITNNKLRASYSVLRISMAVIAIGLTAAWAFAFQSIYTREEPRIAASRWIYQNVPGPINLHIQTSEGGTYNQPLPIHPETAVNASVPYDISFISNADGLLTSLTLGHANNALASSSTLSLILSNAPDHLPEQTLATASLTGDFSAQNDPRGDPYTIELDEPINISKGTQYYLRMQINEGILGITGSAVVNETDYDYPLPFRVDGYDAFGGLYRGDLNLQVYWDDNADKLARFVSTLDQADYIFIPTNHQYAQITRLPERYPLTTEYYRELMGCPVGEDIIPCYHEAKPGDYEGRLGFDLVAVFETFPKLGDIEINDEYAEEAFTFYDHPKVFIFKKNGNYDTAQAQSTLSAVDLTKVTRLTPRQFSDYKSLMLPADKLAQQRAGGTWSELFDYNSALNSNPWLGLLVWYLFIMILGLAVYPLVRIAMPGLADRGYPLSRALGLVLFGWLAWMGGSIGIPYTRPTIAIVFGLILLMGAGLGYYQRHELRAEWKTKRKYFLLVEGIFLLFFFIDLFIRIGNPDLWHVSKGGERPMDFSYFNAVLKSTSFPPYDPWFAGGYINYYYYGFVLVGTPVKLLGIVPSIAYNFILPTLFAIVGISAFSIGWNLLQKDEGGRMKDEESSEHNSALPQDSGQTFILHPLSLIAGFAASFLAILLGNLGTVQMIYNRLQQLGSLGAFTWDSTFGQRVKWATEGLKLIAQGGTLPVGPGDWYWDPSRVVPPGGGNEITEFPLFTFLYSDLHAHMIVMPLALLAISWALSVVMARSRWKDQAHPASEAWMTALGFLVGGLIIGAVFPTNLSDTYTYLLIGIAAVAYSVWRYVEAGSLMKRIVWTGGAVVALFALSRLLYLPYRIAYYQGYSALDPWKGPFTPISSYLTMWGVFLFIIVAWMVWETREWMASTPASSLRKLKPFQVLIEGALIVFAFILLLLQYNQSSTNYGGVAVSWIALPIAAWAGILMLRPNMPDEKRFVLFLIGTALLITVVVEVLVVVGDIGRQNTIFKFYLQSWFMLAVSAAAAFAWTLPSFFKWLPGWRVFWQIAMIALVSGAAMYTVTATSGKIKDRWILEAPRTLDSMTYMQYAQYDTYGQRLELSEDYRAIRWMQDNVKGSPVIAEAASAGRQYEWHSRFTIYTGLPDVVGWQWHQQQQRVLFSQQVVDRGAEVTDFYNSIDPESIRAFLKKYDVKYIIVGQLERAAYTPEGIAKFDQLEGQYWREVYRDGATVIYEVMP; encoded by the coding sequence ATGAAACATACAAAATATTTCTGGCTCTTCGATATTCTTCTTGTGCTTGTGCTCGCGTTGGCGGGCTATTTGCGTTTGACCGGTGTGAATTGGGGCGAAGGCGAGCACCAACACCCGGATGAGAATTTCCTTTCGGGCGTGGTCGCCAATTTACGGGCGCACAAATGCGCCGATGCCGCCCTGCCGATCGATGCCTGCCCCACGGAAAAACAGACGTGGATCAGCCTCGGCGATTATTTCGACAGCGAGACCTCCACACTCAACCCATACAATCGCGGGCAAACCTTCTTTGTGTATGGCAACCTGCCGATCACCCTCGTGCGTGTCGCGGCGGAGGCGACCGGGCAACTCGACGTAAAACTGTTGGGCAGGCAGTTCTCCGCTTTTGCCGATCTGTTCACGATCTTGATCCTGTATGCCATTGTCTCGCGCTTGTATGATCGTCGCGTGGCGTTGCTAGCCTCCCTCTTCTCCGCGCTGACGGTGATGCAGATCCAGCAATCGCACTTCTTCACCACGGACCTGTTCGTCAACCCGTTTGCGTTTCTGGCGCTCTATTTTGCCGTTGAGATCATGCTGTGGAAAAATCAGAGAATAGAGACTAGAGATTCGATGAGTCCCCAGTCTCCAGTCTCTAATTCTCCAATTCTCCAATCCTCCGATCTCCAGCTCTTCGACAACGCTCAGGACAAGTCTCCAGTCTCCGATCTCGAAACACCCTCAGCGACCACCTCAGACGACTCGACCAACACCGATTCCCCAGCCTCCGATCTCCAGTCTCCAGTCTCCAATTCTCCAATTCTCCGCTCTCTAATCACCAATCCCCTCTTCCTCCTCAGCATCGGCTTCGGCATCGCCTACGGCATGGCGCTGGCATCGAAGGTGAATATTTATCCGCTGGCGATCCTCCTGCCCGTCGCGTTTGCAATTCGATATATGACCATCGACCATGGACAACAGACCAAATCTCCTCTCTCTGTGGAAGAGCAACAAGGCGAGGAAGAAACCGTCCATCGTCCATCGTCCATCGTTCATCGCTCACCGCCAATAACCCATTACTACTTACTAATTACTCTCTGTCTCATTGCCGGCGGACTAGCCGCGCTGATCTCCTTCCGCATTTTCCAGCCGTATGCGTTCGACGGGCTTGGACTCAACCCGCAGTGGATCGCCAACATTCAAGAACAACGCATTCAAGCCAAAGGCGATGCCGACCTGCCATGGAATCTCCAATGGGCGCGGCGTTCGCATTTGTATTCGTTTGAAAATCTGACGACTTGGGGATTAGGTCTGCCTCTCGGCATCCTCGCGTGGATCGGATTCCTCACCATGGGCTGGCGCATCCTCAAAGGCGAATGGCATCATGCGCTTCTTTGGGGCTGGACGGCGGCATACTTCCTCTGGCAGTCGATGGAATTCAACCCGACCATGCGCTATCAACTTCCCATCTACCCACTGCTTGGAATGATGGCAGCATGGTTCGTCTTCGAACAATTACCAATTACCAATAACAAATTACGCGCTTCATATTCCGTACTGCGTATTTCCATGGCCGTGATCGCGATCGGACTCACCGCCGCGTGGGCTTTCGCCTTCCAAAGCATCTACACCCGCGAGGAACCGCGCATTGCCGCCTCAAGGTGGATCTATCAGAACGTGCCGGGTCCAATCAATTTACACATTCAAACATCCGAGGGCGGAACCTACAACCAGCCACTGCCGATTCATCCCGAAACAGCCGTCAACGCATCCGTGCCGTACGATATCTCCTTTATTTCCAATGCGGACGGACTTCTCACCAGCCTCACCCTCGGGCACGCCAACAACGCGCTCGCATCTTCTTCCACCCTCAGCCTGATCCTCTCTAACGCGCCCGATCACCTCCCCGAACAAACATTAGCCACCGCATCCCTCACAGGTGATTTTTCCGCGCAAAACGACCCGCGCGGCGATCCTTACACCATCGAACTTGATGAGCCGATCAATATCTCAAAAGGCACGCAATATTATCTTCGCATGCAAATCAACGAGGGCATCCTCGGTATCACCGGCTCGGCGGTCGTCAATGAAACCGACTACGATTACCCGCTTCCCTTCCGCGTGGATGGCTACGACGCCTTCGGCGGACTCTACCGCGGCGACCTGAATCTGCAAGTCTACTGGGATGACAACGCCGACAAACTCGCGCGTTTCGTCAGCACCCTCGACCAGGCCGATTACATCTTCATCCCCACCAACCACCAATACGCCCAGATCACGCGCCTGCCCGAGCGTTATCCGCTGACAACAGAGTATTACCGCGAGTTGATGGGATGTCCAGTTGGTGAAGACATCATCCCTTGTTATCACGAAGCCAAACCCGGCGACTACGAGGGCAGGCTCGGTTTCGATCTCGTGGCTGTGTTCGAGACCTTCCCGAAATTAGGGGACATCGAGATCAACGACGAATACGCGGAAGAGGCGTTCACGTTCTACGACCATCCGAAAGTGTTCATCTTCAAGAAGAACGGAAACTACGATACCGCGCAAGCGCAATCCACCTTGAGCGCGGTCGATTTAACGAAAGTTACGCGCCTCACCCCGCGCCAATTCAGCGACTACAAGTCTTTGATGCTACCCGCCGACAAACTCGCGCAACAACGCGCCGGCGGCACATGGTCTGAGTTGTTCGATTACAACTCCGCGCTCAACAGCAACCCATGGCTGGGCTTGCTGGTCTGGTATCTCTTCATCATGATCCTTGGGCTTGCCGTATACCCGCTGGTGAGAATTGCCATGCCCGGTTTGGCAGACCGCGGTTACCCGCTCAGCCGCGCGTTGGGGTTGGTCCTCTTCGGCTGGCTGGCATGGATGGGAGGCTCTATCGGCATCCCCTACACGCGCCCAACCATCGCGATCGTCTTCGGCTTGATCCTGCTCATGGGCGCGGGGCTTGGTTACTATCAACGCCACGAACTGCGCGCAGAATGGAAAACCAAAAGAAAATACTTCCTGCTCGTCGAAGGCATCTTCCTGCTGTTCTTCTTCATCGACCTCTTCATCCGCATTGGCAACCCGGACTTGTGGCACGTATCCAAAGGCGGCGAGCGCCCAATGGATTTCTCGTACTTTAACGCGGTGCTCAAAAGCACATCCTTCCCGCCGTACGATCCGTGGTTCGCGGGCGGATACATCAATTACTATTATTACGGCTTCGTGTTGGTCGGCACGCCGGTCAAACTGCTCGGCATCGTGCCGTCCATCGCCTACAACTTCATCCTGCCGACACTCTTCGCCATCGTCGGCATCAGCGCATTCTCCATCGGCTGGAATCTTCTTCAAAAGGATGAAGGCGGAAGGATGAAGGATGAAGAATCATCTGAACACAATTCAGCCCTTCCACAAGACTCAGGGCAAACCTTCATCCTTCATCCTTTATCTTTAATTGCCGGCTTTGCCGCGTCTTTCCTCGCCATCCTGCTGGGCAACCTCGGCACCGTGCAAATGATCTACAACCGCCTGCAACAACTCGGTTCGCTGGGCGCCTTCACCTGGGATTCGACTTTCGGTCAACGCGTGAAGTGGGCGACTGAGGGACTGAAACTCATCGCGCAGGGCGGCACGCTTCCGGTCGGACCTGGAGACTGGTACTGGGACCCCAGCCGAGTCGTCCCGCCGGGCGGGGGCAACGAGATCACCGAGTTCCCTCTGTTCACCTTCCTGTATAGCGACTTGCATGCGCACATGATCGTCATGCCGCTGGCGTTGCTTGCCATCAGTTGGGCGCTGTCGGTGGTGATGGCTCGCTCGCGCTGGAAGGACCAAGCCCACCCTGCGTCTGAAGCGTGGATGACCGCGCTGGGATTCCTCGTCGGCGGACTCATCATCGGCGCGGTGTTTCCCACCAATCTATCCGACACGTATACCTATTTATTGATCGGGATCGCGGCGGTCGCATATTCCGTGTGGCGATACGTCGAAGCCGGGTCATTGATGAAACGCATCGTGTGGACGGGCGGCGCGGTCGTTGCCTTGTTCGCGCTGTCGAGGCTGTTATATCTGCCGTATCGTATCGCGTATTATCAGGGATACAGCGCGCTCGACCCGTGGAAGGGACCGTTCACGCCCATCTCGTCGTATCTCACTATGTGGGGCGTGTTCCTGTTCATCATCGTTGCGTGGATGGTCTGGGAAACCCGCGAGTGGATGGCTTCAACGCCCGCGTCATCCTTGCGAAAGCTCAAACCATTTCAGGTTTTGATCGAAGGCGCGTTGATCGTGTTCGCATTCATATTGCTCCTCCTTCAATACAATCAATCCAGCACAAATTACGGAGGCGTGGCGGTCAGCTGGATCGCCTTGCCTATCGCGGCGTGGGCTGGAATTTTGATGCTGCGCCCGAACATGCCGGATGAAAAGCGATTCGTGTTGTTCCTCATCGGCACTGCCCTGCTCATCACCGTCGTTGTTGAAGTCCTCGTGGTGGTCGGCGACATCGGACGGCAGAACACCATCTTCAAATTCTATTTGCAATCGTGGTTCATGCTGGCAGTGAGCGCGGCGGCGGCGTTCGCATGGACTCTCCCCTCGTTCTTCAAATGGCTTCCCGGCTGGCGCGTCTTTTGGCAGATCGCGATGATCGCGCTCGTCTCCGGCGCGGCGATGTATACCGTCACTGCCACATCCGGCAAGATCAAAGACCGCTGGATCCTCGAAGCCCCGCGCACGCTCGATTCGATGACCTACATGCAATATGCTCAATACGATACGTACGGTCAACGTTTGGAATTGAGCGAGGATTACCGCGCCATCCGCTGGATGCAGGATAACGTGAAAGGATCGCCAGTCATCGCGGAAGCCGCCTCTGCTGGCAGGCAATATGAATGGCACTCGCGTTTCACGATCTATACCGGGCTTCCTGATGTAGTTGGCTGGCAATGGCATCAACAACAACAGCGCGTTCTATTTTCACAGCAAGTGGTCGACCGGGGCGCGGAAGTAACCGATTTCTACAACAGCATTGACCCCGAATCCATTCGGGCATTTCTCAAAAAGTACGATGTGAAGTATATTATCGTCGGTCAACTCGAACGCGCCGCGTACACGCCGGAAGGTATCGCCAAGTTCGATCAACTCGAAGGACAATATTGGCGCGAAGTCTATCGCGATGGCGCGACAGTGATTTATGAGGTAATGCCGTAA